In the genome of Nycticebus coucang isolate mNycCou1 chromosome 12, mNycCou1.pri, whole genome shotgun sequence, the window ggctgatgctacaacactctagcctggggcaacagagtgagactctatctcaaaaacaaaggcatatatatatatatatataatatactgaACTTATTTTCTGAGACTTCCATTTTTCACTCTCTTGTGGAATTTATCCAAATTCATATGTGCAGCTATAGTTTACTCATTTTTGTTGCTGTGTAGTATGAAGTACTCCATAGTATGAAGGCATATCAGTTTCTTTGCTATTCTCTTGTGGTTGGACATTTGGATAGTTGCCAGTTTTTTGTTATTACAAGTAGTGCTGCTGAGAATACTCCCATCCTTGTCTCCCAGTCCAAGACAGTGAAAATCTCCAGTAGTTTGTACTAGTTTCCCACTGCTGCTATTAACAAATGAACACAAAATTCATGCCTTAAGGTTCGGCGCTTGTAGCAccattatggcaccagccacatacactgcggatagagggtttgaacccagcccgggacagctaaacaacaatgacaaccgcaacaaaaaatagtgggacattcgtggcaggtgcctgtagtcccagctacctggaaggctgaggcaagagaatcacttaagcccaagagtttgaggttgctgtgagctgtgacaccatagcactctaccaagggcgacatactgagactttgtctcaaagaaaaaaaaaaaagaacctgtaaGATTACATTGGCCCACTTCTGTGATCTAGGATACTCTCTCCATCTCAAGAGTCTTAACTCAATTGCATTTCTAAAGTCCCTCTGCCATGCATGGTATCATATTTACAGGTTCCAACAATTAGGATGTAGACATCCTTTCGAGTGAGGGGAGAATTATTCTATTTACCACAGAGTCGTAGCTAGGTGGTATGACATGagtgtcttcattttattttacttttagagatagggttttactATTTTACCCAAgatggccttgaacttctggtctcaaggaatcctcctacttcagcctcctgagtagctgggattacaggcatgtgccaccatgtccagcttgaTATGAGCATCACTGACTTACTCAATCTGTCATACTGCTCTCCAAAGTGAGTTGATTGATGCATAAGTGTTCCTGGAGCTCCCCATCCTCACCAATACTTGATGTTGTcagacttttacttttttttttttttttgtaaagacagagtctcactttatggccctcgatagagtgccgtggcctcacacagctcacagcaacctccaactcctgggcttaagcgattctcttgcctcagcctcctgagtagctgggaccacaggcgcccaccacaacgcccggctatttttttttttggttgcagttcagccggggccgggtttgaacccgccaccctcggtatatggggccggcgccttaccgactgagccacaggcgcctccccagaCTTTTACATTTTTGCCAATCTGACAGCTATGAAATATCTGAGTTCTGACTTTTATGAAGTCAGGAGAGTGATCAGTGGTGTTGAATGTGAAAAAGAGAGGCCCTGGCACTAAGAAGGTGGTTGATGACCTGGCTGAAAGGGTGCTCTTAAAGTGGTGTGAGGGAGGTGAAGaaagattttgtaaaaataagGGGGTGAAAGGAAATGGACACAAGATGTTAAGTGAAGAATGTAGAAGCACTTTCAAAATATGGGGAGCGGTGAAAGGTTGGTATCAGTCTAAAGGCAGAAATTAAAAGTGGAAGAGACTGAGTGAGAGAGTTGTTACTGATGGAGTGGGACAAATCATCTTAGAGGAGACAGGTGAAAGTAAGACCCACAGCAGAGGTACCTGGGTGGGATTCGTCACTGCCCATCCAAAGATGAGGGGCAGTCAGGAACTGGCAGAAGATTTTCCATGTGATGGGCAGTGGAGTTGGAGTTACCGGCTGAGAGGAGCAGCAGTGGGTCTGGAGATCTGAGGAGAGTAAGGAAAGTTTACAGGGGACATTGTTGTGGGACATTGGGGCTGAACTTTGGACTGGTGAGAAAGAGGCAAGCTGAGGGATGAGCCTCCCGTCGGATCTGACCTGTGGCTTTTAGGATGGAGAAGGCTAGTAACCTGAAgttggtggcatcatcatagttcactgtaactttgactcctgtgctcaagtgatctttccactTTGGCTTCCAGAGTAGCaaggactataggtatgtgccaccacacctaattagttcttttattttttgtagagacagggtcttactatgttgtccagattggtcttgaactcctggcttcaagtgatcctcctctttcagcctcccacagtgctgggattacaggtataagctacCGTGCTCAGCCTCCAGATGAGTCTTGAGGGGGAGAACCAAATTTTCGTTGTCATAAAAACATGGAAGAAGAGCTCCCTTCATGGTCTGTCAACAAGCATGTCCTGCCTTCTCCTCCGGACATCTGCGCCTCTGTGCTCTAACTGGATTAGGTGAGTCCTTGTCAGGCTTCTTCAGCTCCTGTGCCTCGGCTCATGgacttcttttagttcttttattttctccttcaacTTCAGAACTGCCATTCATTGTTTGAAacccagctcaaatgtcacctcctctggtAAGTCTTTCCAGATTGCTCTGGTCCCACCTCTGCCCTTTTTTAGCAGTGTGAAGTGGAACCAGATCACTCATTGTTTGACTTAGTCTCTGCTTCCTGAGATGGGAACAATGGCACCAGTTAAGCCTAGTTGTAAAGATAAGATAGAGGATATATCTGGCATTAACATGGGAATCACAAAGGAAACCACTGGGGTGACAACTGCTATTTCTTCTTGTACTGTAGTTACTTAGTACACTAGGCAATGTGCCTCTGCCTTAATCTTTGAGCTTTCTGAGGGCAGGGATAATGTCCTCACAGAGCCTAGCCCAGTGCCCAATGCAGAGAGGCATCATATGCTCTGTGGACGCTGCACGAACGGGAAGAATTAGGATTGTCTATCATTTACCTGTAATGTGTGTGGCTTTGAGGAGTAGTAAATGAATACGTGAAAGGCACTTAGCTCCAGTCCTCACCTTGTGTATCATCgccctattttacagaaaagaaaactgaggcttggggagGGTAAGCAACGTGTGCAAATTAGCAGCAGGGCAGGAGCTACTAGCGCCCAATCAAACTGAGAATATTATGCCAATTGAAGGGGGAAAATGTGACTAGCCCTGCAAACTGTAAACGCCTGGGTAGGAGAGCCCGTGGTTGGGGGCGTGGCGAGTGGTGGCTGGGTGAAGGGGTTCAGAGACAACAGCCTCACATGGGAGGGGGCAGGAAGGTCGGTTTGTAGAGCGATCTCGGGTGCTGGAGACACGGCAGGGCTCTGCCTGGGCGGGGAGGGGTGCGGTCTGCCCCCAccttaccccacccccagcccggGCGCCGCGGCCCCTTTAAGAGCGGGCAGGGCGCCCTCTGGCGGCGGAGTGGCGCGCGCGGCCGGAGCCGGAGCCGAGCGGAGCGGAGCCGGGGCGGAGCGGGCCGAGCGGGCCGAGCCAGCAGCCGAGCTGGGGGCGCGGGCGGGCGGCATGTACCGGGCCCGGGCGGCGCGGGCGGGGCCGGAGCCCGGCAGCCCGGGGCGCTTTGGGATCCTCAGCACCGGGCAGCTCCGGGACCTGCTTCAGGATGAGCCCAAGCTGGACCGGATCGTGCGGCTCAGCAGGAAGGTAGAGCGGGGGGCGCGGGCGGGGGGCGCGGGGGACGGGCCGCGGCCTGCCGGACCTGCCGACCGACTGAAAGGCCGCACGGGCCGGGCCGCGGGGCCGCCCGTGGGCGCGGGAACCTGGCACGTACGAGTGGGCCCGGCGCAGCCGCCCCCGAGGGAGGGGGCGCCCAGAGCCAGCCTGGGGCGGGTGGGGCGCGGGGGACCTGAGGAGACGCCGTGCACCCTCAGGATGGCCGCGAGGCGTGTCCTACAGCAGATGCTCCAGGGAGGTGTGTTCCGGGGACAAGAGGTGGCTGTGTTGTGGGGGGCCCTAGCTCGCATATCCACGTTCTGTAGGGCCAGAAAGGGGAGGTGCCTTCCATAGGGAGAACTGGGGGCCTTTTTGACACCTGGGGGGAGAGTTGGGGGGACCACGCATTCTGGGAGAGCGCGAGGGGGCTTTGTAGCTTGCGTTGGGGAGGGCTGCTGAAAGCTGAGGTGTGTATTGCATAGGCCACCATAAGAGAAAGTTGTATATTTCACAAGCGATAGGCCCGGGCTGGTTGTCTGTGGGGGGCAGAAGGGGAAAGTGTGTGTTGGAAGGAGGCTAATGAGGAGGGGCGTGTGCATCCTATAGGGGACAGATGGAGGGGAGTGCCTTCtcctggggcagggaggggaggctggGCCCTCCTGGAAGCAAGGAAAAAGCCTTCTCCAGGGCCAGGGTCTGCTTCTGCAAGAGGAGAAAAGCAGGGAGCAAGTGCTGTGGGAACAGGGAAGAAAAGGGGGTGTGTATCCCGTGGGGTGTAGGGATTCCactggagggcagaggagggggtaggaggggaagagagagagagacttgagGGGGATACTATGAGGGGACAGGGTGCAGACATCACTGGGAGGGTAGGAGTAGAGGGTGCAAGTGTTTTTGGCACAAACACCTGAGGAGGAAGCAGACAAAGGCCTGGAATGTGAGAGAAGCTGCCCATGCATGGAAAatgggacagaggagggaggggaactCCTCAGGGATCCAAGCAGACatattaattgaaaaattaaaaattaactaacATTTGTAGACACCTTCCTAGTTTTCCTCACTTAATCTTGCAACAACCCATAAGGTAAAGGGTTTTAACTTGCTTTGTataagaggaaactgagacccagagagagcTCAAGGCAAGGCCAAGGTGGGTCTGCGCTTCTCCATGGCCCTCCACCTGTTGGGCTCACTACCCTGAAGGTTCAGGGTTGTACAGGTGCCTTTGGCCTGGCCTGTGGGCACTGTCCCCTGGGCTGGCAGTAAGGTGACCCAGGCAAACTCCCTCCTTGGGTCTCTTAGCACTTCTCTGTAATCAGTTCCAGGGCCTGCAGCTGGAGCGTGAGGCATGCCTGGCCTCAAACTATGCATTGGCCAAGGAGAACCTGGCCCTGCGGCCCCGCCTGGAGATGGGCCGGGCTGCCCTGGCCATCAAGTACCAGGAGCTTCgtgaggttgctgagaactgtGCAGACAAGCTGCAGCGACTGGGTGAGGGGACATCTGCGGGGAACCACCTGGGGTGGGGATAGGAGCCATGTGGCTGGTTGGTCTTGGGAAGTGCTGGGCACTGAAGGCTGGGACTTGGGCAGACCTGCTCTGGGTCTCCTGGAAAATGGAGCTGGGACATGAGCAGTGGTGAGTAGAGCTGGGTTGAAGAGTGGGAGAAGGGGGACTCAAATCCAAGGATCCTCCTGAGATGCTCTGGGAGACAAAGCCCCTGCTTTGTCTTTTGTACTAGGATGGGGAGCAGAATCTTGGTGGGGGAGGGGTACTCAggcattttacagaagaggacaCTGAGAAACTGAGCCCCagacagaggaagagaagcaTAGAGTCAAGGAGAGAACTAGAGTCCTGGGGCTCTGGCCTATATGTCCCCATTGACAGGCCCTGAGGGCAGAAGCTGTTCACTCTGTCCCTCTGTGGCCCTCAGAGGAGAGCACCCATCGCTGGAGCCCCCACTGCGCTCTGGGCTGGCTGCAGGCTGAGCTGGAAGAAGCTgaacaggaggctgaggtgaggggaGGGTGGTTGGGCCTGGGGTCCAGAAGACAGAACCATCCCACTCCACTTTCCTGCTTATTCTTATACCACAGGCTTGGGAGtccctcctctgggaagcccacCCAGAGTATTTGGCCCACAGGAGAACCTGGCATTGCTGTCTACACTCCCCGGCCAGCATGGGATAGCAGGGCTTACTCTCCTGCCTGTGACTTTTTCTCTGGCTCCCCTATGATTGGTTCAGGGCAGCCTGGGGCTAGGTCCACAGAGGGGACTTAGTGCTTAGTGGTGGGAGTGCAGTGCTTAGTGAGTTGAAGGGGTTGGGGGAAGAGGGGACCCAGGCCCTGCTTGGTGAGACACCCAAGTCTCTACTTCAGATACATCCCCAACTCTGATCCTGCCTCATGTCTGACCCAGCAAGTCTGGTGATGGTATCCTCATTTTATAAGTAGTGAGAACATTTGTCCACAGTCACAAGTCAGAGGCAGGAACTCAGGTGCCCTGTTCCTTAGCCATGGGGTGGCCACCACAAGGACTCAGGGTAGGCAGCACAGAGGTCCAGCCCTCAGTCAATGGTCATACTCCTTCCAagtcctcccttccctcctggcCCAGGAGCAGATGGAGCAGCTGCTGCTGGGTGAGCAGAGCCTGGaggccttcctgcctgccttccagcGTGGCCGGGCCTTGGCCCACCTGAGGCGGACACAGGCGGAGAAGCTACAGGAGCTGCTGCGGCGTCGGGAGCGCTCTGCCCAGCCGGCCCCCACTGCGGCTGCTGATCCCCTCAAACCCTTCCCTGCTGCAGCTGTCCTGCCCACAGGGGCTGGCCGGGGGCCACCAGCAGTGCCCCGGAGCCTGCCCCCCTTGGACTCCCGCCCAGTGCCCCCACTGAAGGGCTCCCCTGGGTGTCCCCTTGGCCCAGCCCCTCTGCTGAGCCCTCGGCCCTCGCAGCCAGAGCCCCCACACCGGTAGGATCCAGGGTGTGGCCCCCCCAGAGGGGGGCCTAGACAAACTTGATGCGtggctcctcctccccccccactgcctgggtggggggaggggcaggcccTTCCCCCTGGCCTCAGGCAGACCCTGGCCCTGGAGGCTAAGCTGGGGAGGAGGGTCACCTGGAAGGTACCCAGAGAGGGCtagggtggggtgggcagggtgTTTTGCCTCCAACGCTGAGGAAACTCTGCCTTTTTTGTCTCCCTGGCTGGGGCCTCCAGGGTGATGGACCAGCCCCAATGAAAGAACTTTACTCACCTATGGGGGCCTAGGAAGATGCTTGCTTCCTGCAGGAGCCCTGCTTAGGGGGCCTGTTGCACCTACCACTCCACTGGGCTTGCACAATACCAAGGCTGACAGGAGTGTTTTACATCATATCCTGAGCCTACCTTTCCCTCAATTCTGGGGCCTACTGCCTAGGAGCCAGGTGGTCAGGCACCAGCTATGGGGACAGGGCCACCATGATCCCGGGGCTACTACATGCCGCTCATGCTCTAGACCCTGGGGCAAGGTAGGCCAGGGGCTTCTGACCTGCACAGGTGAGAGTGGGCCATCCCCAGGAAAGACCATTCTGTATTTTTCTGTCCCTGTCTCCTTAAAATGGAAACTTTTTGAGGGCAGGTCCTTGTCTTTGTATGTTCTGTCCCCAGCCCCGCCTCCTAGGGGCCGTCAATAAATGTGATGATGAGGATGACGATGCTGCCTgactcctctcttctccctcaacCAGCCACTTGGCCGTTGCAGTCTCATCTCAGCTCCTGCACTGCCTACTCTTGAGatgccctcccttcctctctgcccaTCCACAGCCCA includes:
- the VPS37D gene encoding vacuolar protein sorting-associated protein 37D, which codes for MYRARAARAGPEPGSPGRFGILSTGQLRDLLQDEPKLDRIVRLSRKFQGLQLEREACLASNYALAKENLALRPRLEMGRAALAIKYQELREVAENCADKLQRLEESTHRWSPHCALGWLQAELEEAEQEAEEQMEQLLLGEQSLEAFLPAFQRGRALAHLRRTQAEKLQELLRRRERSAQPAPTAAADPLKPFPAAAVLPTGAGRGPPAVPRSLPPLDSRPVPPLKGSPGCPLGPAPLLSPRPSQPEPPHR